Genomic DNA from Niallia circulans:
CCGAAACTCTCGTCATATCTTCTGATAGCCCCGAGCAGTCCGATTATACCAACCTGACTGATGTCTTCATGGAACATCTTGCCCTTTGAGTACTTTCTTGCCAGTACCTCTACCAAGTCTCGATAGTTCATCACCAAAATATCCTGAGCTTCTGCATCCTGATCATTTTGGTATTTCTTAATAAGTTCATTAACTTCTTCTTTTGTTAATTGGCGCTTAGGTTGAGATTGTTTCGGCATCACTCTCCACCTGCTCTCCTTCAAGGTATTTCGTCATCAAGACTGTAACACCGTCATTATGATGAATTTTCACTTCGTCCATTAGTGTTTCAATCAGATAGAGTCCAAGGCCTCCTTCGCGAAGGAACTCAATTGACTCGTCTTGATCGTATGGACCAATTTCTTTCGTTGTGCTATCAAAGTCAAAGCTTTTGCCATTATCCGCAACAATAACCTCTAAACGGTCATTATACAAGCGGAAGCCAATCAGCACTTCTCCTGACTCTTTGTTTTTATAGGCATGCTGTACTGCGTTCGTACAAGCTTCACTTGTAGCGATTTTTAAATCCTCAATTTCATCATAGCTGAATCCCATTCTGCTTGCGATTCCGGAAAGTGTTAACCGGATGATACCAACATACTCTGGCTTAGAAGGGATTTTCATTTCGATATATTCAAAATGCTGACTCATTTAATCCCACCTTCAATCTTACTGTTTATGTCGATAATATCTGCCAAACCTGTGATTTCAAATAGCCTGATTAATCGTTCGGATAAACCGATCAACTTAAATTCCCCATCGTGTGAACGGACATTTTTAAAGATTCCTACAAATACACCAAGACCTGTGCTGTCCATATAATTTACATCTGATAAATCTATAGTCATCCTTACACCGTCTTTTTCAGAGAAGGAATAAATTCTTTCTTTCAATTTAGGTGCTGTGTATGCGTCAATTTCACCAGCAACTTTAATATCCACATCTAACTCTTTTTCGTTTACATCTATTACAATATTCATTAACGACCCACCTTTAACATTCTAATGTCTTAGATAAATACCCCAAGCGTAAAAGCTTTAAACTTCTCTTTTAAAAATAATTAAAGTAAAATCATCTCTTAGCTGAAAATCCTGGATTTTCACTAGTTCTTTATAGACATTGTCAACAATTTCCTGCGCCTTCAAGTGAATATGTTTATTTATGTAACCGATCAAAGTTTCCTTTTCTATAAAACCTTCTTCTGTCCTGCACTCAGTTACACCATCTGACATAAGGATAATCATATCGCCTACATCCATTTTTTTTTGGAACTGTTTATATTCGGCTTTTTTATCAACACCTAAAAGAAGTCCCTTCGCTTCTAAATCACTGAACTCTTTCGTTTCCGCTTCAAAAAAAAGGCCTGGCTCATGACCAGCAGAGGCATAGTGAAAAATATGCGATTTCATTTCATAAACACCATAAAACATTGTGATGAACATGCTTGGATCAACATTTTGCTCGACTACACGATTCAGGTTTTCCAACACTTTACCAGGAATATTGCGGTTTTCCGGCAGACTGTCCATTGCGTATTTAATCATAGACATACAAAGTGCCGCAGGAATACCCTTGCCAATAACATCGGCTATTGCAATATTAATATACTTATCCTCATCCTGTACAAAGTGATGATAATCACCATTCATCATTTTCGCAGGAACACTTATTGCGCCTATATCAATGCTTTCCACATCCGGTATCTCCGTACTCAGCAATGTTTGCTGAACATTGGAGGCAATCTCCATCTCACTTCTTAACTCCTGTTGGACATGACGGAGGCTTTGGTGCTCTCTATAGGCAAGACCATAGCCCATCATGACCTCCAGCAATATATCAAATGATTTGACTACATGCTCTGGTAAATCCGGATAAAGATCAATCATTAAGTACTTATGTAAGCTAATGATATCTTCTGGTGAAATTTTATGTTCAATTGATTTCCGGCTGAACTTCTGCCCTTGATAAAGGGCTTGCTCAGATTCGTCCTTAATGTAACTGACAAGAAGATCTCGATACTTAGAATCCATCAATTCACGGAAGTCCATGGTCTCCCCCCTTATCTCAGCCACTTAATTGCTTGAATATCCGTTCCCTTTCCGACTTCTGTTTCGATTTGGAACTCATCCATCAGCCTTTTTACTCCAGGCAAACCAGCACCTAAGCCACCTGATGTAGAGAATCCGTCCTGCATGACCTGTCGCAAATCTTTAATGCCGGGACCACTGTCCACTGCACTTAATTTTAGGCCAAGCTTACCATTTTCAGAAAGCTTACTTATACATATTTGACCCTGGCCAGCATACAAATATATGTTTCTAGCTAGCTCACTAATAGCCGTAGTTATTCTCGCCTGATCTACGGTACCGAACCCTAGCTCTTTTGCTACATTTCTTCCTAATTGACGAGCAGCTACGATGTCCCACTCGTTGACAATCTTTACGCAGGATTGGTCTCCCATAGGTCAATCCCCCAATTCCTGTTGTAATTTCTCCAAACCTTTTTCTAGATCTAGGGCGGTCAATACATCATTTAGACTAATCCCAAGTTCTACTAATGTAATTGCTACAGCAGGTTGAATTCCAGTAAGCACAACCTTAGCTCCCATCAGCTTAGACATGCCGATAACGTCACCTAGCACCTTTGCAATAAATGAATCGATAAAATCAATCGATGTTAAATCGATTACAACACCATTTGCGCTTGTTTCATGGATTTTGTTCAGCAAGTCCTCCTGAAACTGAAGGGCTGTTTGGTCATCTAATTCCCATTGAATAGAAACAAGCAAACAATCATGCAGCTTTAATATTGGTATTCTCACCTTATTCACCAATCCCAACCAACTTTCTATTTGTATATTCTAAAGCTTTTTCCATGCCTTTTTTTAATGTGTTTTTTGTTTCAATTTGATCTAATTTAATGCCGAGATTAACTATAGTTTGCGCAATCTCCGGTCTTATACCAACAATCATGCTTTTTGCCCCAACTAAACGTACAGCTTGAACAGCTTGGATGATGTGATGGGCAACCATTGTATCCACGACAGGAACGCCTGTAATATCTATAAGCACAACTACTGAGCGGTGCTTCACTACACCATGCAGCAAATTCTCCATCATTTGTTTTGCTCGCTGTGTATCAATAGTACCAACAAGCGGCATTATTGTAATTCCGTCAAATACAGGGATTAATGGTGCAGACAATTCCTGCAACGCAATTTTTTGTAAGGAAAAGGTCCTCTCCCACGTGTCGGAGTATACTTCAACGATCCTTTGGCAGAGTGGATGAAGCCATGCATTTAAGACTTCCACCTGCTTATAAGCATCTTCTGTACTTGGCACATCTTTTTTCAGATGATCCAGAATTACCTGTTCAAGCAATTGTATTCCCTGCACTAAAAAACTAAGCGGCCAATTATAACTGACAGCCTTTTCTATAAATGCAGGAAGATTTACATATCGTTCAACACTTGGGGAATCCCCAAGAAGCAGATTAGTAAATTCTTGGCCCATCAACAAAAAGTCATTATCGGAAATGGTTTCGTGTATTTTCTTATCACCAATCTCCTGTAACTTGTTCAGCCAATCAGAATAAATTTCTTTATGATTAGATTTCAAATAATCTATTAGTTCTTTTCTCAAGGTTCATCCTCCATTTTAACATATTTGGACGATAGTAATGGGGGTTTTTGCATATCAATCATTAGCAATTTTTTCATTACTAATCCCTAGGACTGTAGATGGACCATTTCCATCATACTTTATTTTTAAGCGCTACTTTACCGCTCTACGCATCATTTAAAAAAGTCTATTAGACTTTTTTATTTACCCTTTATATACATTTCTAAACCTATTCCCTTAAAAATAATTCGATTTTAACACAAAAAAAATACGCTCTTAAAAAAGAGCGCAACTATCCCTATTAAAATTCAATGAGACCCAAGCTTATTTGCAGAGCTTCATCTACTTTTTCCATCATTTCTTCATCGAGATGGGTGATTTTGTCCGTTAACCTCTGTTTATCTATCGTGCGAATTTGTTCTAAAAGAATTACTGAATCTCTCTCAAAACCATAGCGCTTCGCGTCAATTTCCACATGAGTCGGCAATTTAGCCTTTTGTATTTGAGCCGTAATTGCTGCAATAATGACTGTGGGACTGAACCGATTCCCGATGTCGTTTTGAATGACAAGTACAGGACGGACACCGCCTTGCTCTGAGCCAACAACTGGGGATAGGTCTGCAAAATAAACGTCACCACGTTTGACAATCAAAGGATTATCCTCCGCTAACTAGACGTTCTACTGTATGCTCTGCCTCATATTCTGCTAGAAAGCTTTCAGATGCAATGGATAAATTTAATTTTGCCATCTCCATGTAACCTCTTCTCATTGATTCGCGGATATGTCTCTTTTTCCGTTCTCTAAGGTACATTTTCGTTGCTTGATAAATAAATTCACTACGATTCACATTTTCTTGCTTTACGAAGCCGTCCAATTCAGATAATAAATGCTTTGGTAATTTTATCATGATCTCTGTCGTTGCGCTGGATTCAGACACAAACATACACCTCCACCATCACTACACACCATTTTTAGCTCTGTTTTTTTAATCATACCATTAATAACCCAATCTGCAAAGTCCATTCAGCAATTCTAATGTATTATCCGCCAAAAAATATAGGTTTTATGCATCTCTTGCGAATAAATTTTAGACATATTTATATTTTTTGTCACCTGCTCATACAGAATCCCGGCAGCCTTTATTATCCTATTCTGCTTTAAGTCACTACATTACTTTAATTTAGGAGGTTATTCACAATACTATCCACTGTTCCAGCCTTAAGATAGACTCTCGGAACCCTGTTTGCAATTGTACAGGTTACTTCATAATTGATTGTATCAAGCTTTTTGGCAATCTCATTAACCGAAATGCACTGCTTTTGCTGTGTCCCTATTAATGTAACCTTCGTTCCAACCGCTATTTCATGAGGCAGTTTTATCATACACTGGTCCATACAAACTCTTCCCACTATTGGGACCCTGATACCATTTACAAGTACTTCTTGGCCTTGCAGCTTTCTAAGCCAGCCATCTGCATAACCGATTGGCAATGTCGCTATCCACTCGTCTTCCTTTGCTTCATATGTGGCTCCATAGCTGACTTTATCTCCTTTATGAAGCTTCTTTACTTGCACGATTTTTGTATGAAGTGAAAATGCTTCTTTTAATGAAAATGGCAGCATTTCTTTAATTTCCACGGAAGGAGGCAGTCCATACATCGCAATCCCCAGCCGTACTCCATTGAAAGCAAGTTCTGGGTACAGCAGACCTGCGGCACTGTTGCTGCAATGAATAATGGGAGGCTTTGCTTTAAAGGAAGCTAATATGTCCGCAAATTTCTGTGCCTGGTCATTCAAATAGTTGGAATTTTTTTCATCTGCTGTTGCAAAATGTGTATAAATACCTTCCAAATTGAACTCTTGATGCTGCAAGAGAAATTCTTCTATTTCTTTGACTTCCTGTTCTTTTCTAATCCCTAACCTGCCCATGCCGGAGTCGATTTTAACATGGATTTTTATCTTGTTGCCTTGTAGATACTCTGTAGCTCTTGTTAACCATTCTACGTCAAATACGGTTAAAACGATTTCTTGTTTAGCAGCAACGAGAATATCAGAGGGCCTGCTTGCTCCAAGCACCAATATCGGTGCATTGATACCTGCATTTCGTAAAGAAAGTGCCTCATCCAAAAATGCTACAGCCAAATAATCTGCACCTGCAAGCAGAGCAGTGCGAGCTACCTCTGCTGCACCATGGCCGTAACCATTAGCCTTCACGACTGCAAACAGCTTGCTGGTTTCCGCCATCCTGTTTTTCATATTTTTTACATTCTCTTCTATATCGTCTAAATTTATTTCTGCCCAAGTATCACGAAAATACTCATTCTCTAGCATCAATGCTGACCTTCCTTCTCTCTTAACACGAAGTATGATAATTAATTATTCTATTGTTACTTTTGCTTGTCAATAAATTAACAATAGATTAGACCAGACGTAACAAAAAAACAGCCGAGTGTGGTACCACACTCGGCTGTTTTCTCTTATTTAATTGCTTCTCCTTGCACTGACCGTGCTATTTCGGCCATTTCAGCCTCTTCTAGCTCTGTCGAAGCGATAATATAATCTACCCCTTCATACGTCCAGGAGAGTTTATTATTGGAAACTGCTCCAATTGCAAAGCCTAAATCCACAGGATTTCCTGTCATATTAATTGGCCCTGCAGTTGCTGGTGCTACGTCTGCTTTTTCTTGAATAATTGTGTATGATTTTTGTCCATCATACGTCAGTACTATCCGTTCTCCATCTTCCGTTGCCACCTTTTTCTCCTCTACAAGGCTTGCTCCAAGTAATGTTTCTGGGTATTTGACAGAGAATGAATCATCGCCATCCACTTCAGCCATAACAGGTACTGCAAGCTTGGCTGCAGTCATGCTCTTCTGCAAATCAAAATCAGCTTTGTCAAAGTTAACATCAAACTTCACGTTGGAGAATTTGACAGTGACAAGTGCTTTCCCATCTGTATCCTTTACCTTAACACTGACAGGTGAAAGGTCCTTTTTATTTAAGGTAATTTCCTGTGTAGGAAGCATCTTATTGTTTTGATATCTTGTCTTTGTTTCAAATACATAATATTTATCTGTAGAGGAGAATTTAGCATCCTTGTCTTCCTCTATATCCTTCACTAAGGACTCATAAAGGTATGCTTGGCTGCTGTTTTCTGGCCAATCACTTTGAAACTTGAAGCTTTTGTTTAATGCCGGTGTTAACACATACACACCTTCATCATTTCTTAAGATCATCTGACTTTGATCTTTTTTCGCATTTTTTAAGTTTACCCTGTAATACGAGGGTTCCTTATGCCAGATTTGCACATCATAGGTTTGAGGCTCTGTCCCCATTTGTAAGGTCATTTCAGCATCTGCCTTATAACCTTTTGTGGCAACCTTCTCGTCCAGATCCTTCAGGACATCTTCCTTAGATTTTGTTCCACAGGCAGTTAACATTACCATGACCGCTAGCCCCACAAATAGCAACCATAACTTCTTGTTCATCTTTTCAACTCCCTTATTCTCATTTCATCGATTAAGGAAAACAAGCTAAAAAACGCTGAACTTGTCTCCTATTGCTCTATGAATATATGAGACAACCTAAGGGATTATGCTTATCTAAAATAAACAAGCTCTTGAATTTTTATTCTTCTATCACCACTTGGGCGAATGCATAATTACTGCTATGTGTTATAGACAGGTGAACACCTTGCGCATAAGGTTTGTTTATATAAGGCTTTCCTTTCTCATCTTGTCCAACTTCTATATCAAGAAAACTAAGCCCTTTACCAATCCCGGTTCCAACTGCCTTTGAAAAAGCCTCCTTTGCGGCAAATCTTCCAGCCAGAAACTCTAGCTTTCTTTTTCTTTGTAATTTATCATATTTTTCCAATTCTCGTTCTGTTAAAATTCTGTCAGCAAAGTGCGGCTTCCGTTCGAGAAGCTCTCCTATTCTGTTTAATTCCACTATATCGATCCCTATCCCTTTTATCATCAGGACACATCCTTCTAATTTCTTTTTTCTTGCATAAATTATTTGTATCTTACCCTTGCCATTAGCTATTATGAAACTAAGTAAAAGGAGGTTTTTTATTGTTTACAAGAAGAGAAAACTTTAAAGAGTATATTACTTTCTATCCCATTGTGTCTCTTATTCTGCTGGTTAACTTGCTTGTATACTTAACAACATTTCTCCCTATTTTGCCGAATCAGCTTATCATGGAATCAATGGTAGGTGTGAATCTTTATATCGTGCAAGGTGAATGGTGGAGACTGATAACACCAATCTTTCTTCATACCGGCTTTTCCCATTTTTTATTCAATAGCTTCAGTATTTTTCTTTTTGGACCAGCCTTGGAAAGAGCACTCGGTAAACCAAAGTTTCTGGCAGTATATCTTTTCACCGGTGTCTTGGCTAATATCGCCACTCTTGTAACAGAACCGCTGACCTTTTCCCATCTTGGGGCAAGCGGCAGCATTTTCGGCATGTTCGGCTACTATATTGCTTTAATCGTATTCCGCAAGGATATTATATCAAGGAATAATTCACAAGTAATTGGAACAATTGCCGCATTGAGCCTGATTATGACCTTTATCCAGCCCAATATCAACATTGGCGCCCATCTTTTTGGCTTCTTATTCGGAGTGGCGGCAGGAAGTCTGTTTGAAGCAAAAGGTAAAAAAATCATCCCTTCCTATAAGGAAGAGTTTCTACTTTTGAGAGGGAAATTTCGTTCAAACAGAAAACCGCCAGCAAAAACGCTGACGATTTGGGTAATTATCATTGCGCTTGCTTTAATTGGCCTTTTCCGATAACTGTTAACACATTGCCCTTTTTCTTATGTAACCAACGCTATTTCCTTACTTTAAGGTAAAG
This window encodes:
- a CDS encoding anti-sigma regulatory factor yields the protein MGDQSCVKIVNEWDIVAARQLGRNVAKELGFGTVDQARITTAISELARNIYLYAGQGQICISKLSENGKLGLKLSAVDSGPGIKDLRQVMQDGFSTSGGLGAGLPGVKRLMDEFQIETEVGKGTDIQAIKWLR
- the alr gene encoding alanine racemase produces the protein MLENEYFRDTWAEINLDDIEENVKNMKNRMAETSKLFAVVKANGYGHGAAEVARTALLAGADYLAVAFLDEALSLRNAGINAPILVLGASRPSDILVAAKQEIVLTVFDVEWLTRATEYLQGNKIKIHVKIDSGMGRLGIRKEQEVKEIEEFLLQHQEFNLEGIYTHFATADEKNSNYLNDQAQKFADILASFKAKPPIIHCSNSAAGLLYPELAFNGVRLGIAMYGLPPSVEIKEMLPFSLKEAFSLHTKIVQVKKLHKGDKVSYGATYEAKEDEWIATLPIGYADGWLRKLQGQEVLVNGIRVPIVGRVCMDQCMIKLPHEIAVGTKVTLIGTQQKQCISVNEIAKKLDTINYEVTCTIANRVPRVYLKAGTVDSIVNNLLN
- a CDS encoding STAS domain-containing protein; translated protein: MRIPILKLHDCLLVSIQWELDDQTALQFQEDLLNKIHETSANGVVIDLTSIDFIDSFIAKVLGDVIGMSKLMGAKVVLTGIQPAVAITLVELGISLNDVLTALDLEKGLEKLQQELGD
- the acpS gene encoding holo-ACP synthase, whose translation is MIKGIGIDIVELNRIGELLERKPHFADRILTERELEKYDKLQRKRKLEFLAGRFAAKEAFSKAVGTGIGKGLSFLDIEVGQDEKGKPYINKPYAQGVHLSITHSSNYAFAQVVIEE
- the rsbW gene encoding anti-sigma B factor RsbW; its protein translation is MSQHFEYIEMKIPSKPEYVGIIRLTLSGIASRMGFSYDEIEDLKIATSEACTNAVQHAYKNKESGEVLIGFRLYNDRLEVIVADNGKSFDFDSTTKEIGPYDQDESIEFLREGGLGLYLIETLMDEVKIHHNDGVTVLMTKYLEGEQVESDAETIST
- a CDS encoding rhomboid family intramembrane serine protease, translating into MFTRRENFKEYITFYPIVSLILLVNLLVYLTTFLPILPNQLIMESMVGVNLYIVQGEWWRLITPIFLHTGFSHFLFNSFSIFLFGPALERALGKPKFLAVYLFTGVLANIATLVTEPLTFSHLGASGSIFGMFGYYIALIVFRKDIISRNNSQVIGTIAALSLIMTFIQPNINIGAHLFGFLFGVAAGSLFEAKGKKIIPSYKEEFLLLRGKFRSNRKPPAKTLTIWVIIIALALIGLFR
- a CDS encoding PP2C family protein-serine/threonine phosphatase, with translation MDFRELMDSKYRDLLVSYIKDESEQALYQGQKFSRKSIEHKISPEDIISLHKYLMIDLYPDLPEHVVKSFDILLEVMMGYGLAYREHQSLRHVQQELRSEMEIASNVQQTLLSTEIPDVESIDIGAISVPAKMMNGDYHHFVQDEDKYINIAIADVIGKGIPAALCMSMIKYAMDSLPENRNIPGKVLENLNRVVEQNVDPSMFITMFYGVYEMKSHIFHYASAGHEPGLFFEAETKEFSDLEAKGLLLGVDKKAEYKQFQKKMDVGDMIILMSDGVTECRTEEGFIEKETLIGYINKHIHLKAQEIVDNVYKELVKIQDFQLRDDFTLIIFKREV
- the ndoA gene encoding type II toxin-antitoxin system endoribonuclease NdoA, whose protein sequence is MIVKRGDVYFADLSPVVGSEQGGVRPVLVIQNDIGNRFSPTVIIAAITAQIQKAKLPTHVEIDAKRYGFERDSVILLEQIRTIDKQRLTDKITHLDEEMMEKVDEALQISLGLIEF
- a CDS encoding anti-sigma factor antagonist, whose product is MNIVIDVNEKELDVDIKVAGEIDAYTAPKLKERIYSFSEKDGVRMTIDLSDVNYMDSTGLGVFVGIFKNVRSHDGEFKLIGLSERLIRLFEITGLADIIDINSKIEGGIK
- a CDS encoding STAS domain-containing protein, with protein sequence MRKELIDYLKSNHKEIYSDWLNKLQEIGDKKIHETISDNDFLLMGQEFTNLLLGDSPSVERYVNLPAFIEKAVSYNWPLSFLVQGIQLLEQVILDHLKKDVPSTEDAYKQVEVLNAWLHPLCQRIVEVYSDTWERTFSLQKIALQELSAPLIPVFDGITIMPLVGTIDTQRAKQMMENLLHGVVKHRSVVVLIDITGVPVVDTMVAHHIIQAVQAVRLVGAKSMIVGIRPEIAQTIVNLGIKLDQIETKNTLKKGMEKALEYTNRKLVGIGE
- a CDS encoding LolA family protein; translated protein: MNKKLWLLFVGLAVMVMLTACGTKSKEDVLKDLDEKVATKGYKADAEMTLQMGTEPQTYDVQIWHKEPSYYRVNLKNAKKDQSQMILRNDEGVYVLTPALNKSFKFQSDWPENSSQAYLYESLVKDIEEDKDAKFSSTDKYYVFETKTRYQNNKMLPTQEITLNKKDLSPVSVKVKDTDGKALVTVKFSNVKFDVNFDKADFDLQKSMTAAKLAVPVMAEVDGDDSFSVKYPETLLGASLVEEKKVATEDGERIVLTYDGQKSYTIIQEKADVAPATAGPINMTGNPVDLGFAIGAVSNNKLSWTYEGVDYIIASTELEEAEMAEIARSVQGEAIK
- a CDS encoding CopG family ribbon-helix-helix protein, with translation MSESSATTEIMIKLPKHLLSELDGFVKQENVNRSEFIYQATKMYLRERKKRHIRESMRRGYMEMAKLNLSIASESFLAEYEAEHTVERLVSGG